The Falco peregrinus isolate bFalPer1 chromosome 12, bFalPer1.pri, whole genome shotgun sequence genome has a segment encoding these proteins:
- the ERICH6 gene encoding LOW QUALITY PROTEIN: glutamate-rich protein 6 (The sequence of the model RefSeq protein was modified relative to this genomic sequence to represent the inferred CDS: inserted 3 bases in 2 codons; substituted 1 base at 1 genomic stop codon) → MRVDKKQVQKLVFLQQGYSVLLAFKAGYMKRVPGTLSFSRQQERQMXQLAFLAAKLTSVAECSIQGSTISYLLSQEPPWLKGWTPVPGVXAAEPAEQPVSHRIACCSVTPTCGKASKNELLEKYYKHGGKFLTLLPDGTAQLFYPSGNVAITVVREKEGLICIVQEDKLSNTKIQAVFKSDDRSTCYYPNRSVXLNTSIQGGQHLDQADSRLRRWMWSNSVMSSGTHVPLSPIFIALNRHAGVRVLGQNRTSFLPCHGTTSKINVGIKVQVGDTGQLPPSSRLSEDELLLLAFRVRILQLFNRLRGCLNFPSNEQWDKIKPPAYFITQTLKILQLCTTSDISHELCSSVRATVNAPVWQHI, encoded by the exons ATGCGAGTGGATAAAAAACAGGTTCAGAAACTTGTGTTCCTACAGCAAGGATATTCAGTACTTCTAGCTTTCAAAGCAGGATATATGAAACGTGTACCAGGAACgctttctttttccaggcagcaggagagacaAA GCCAGTTAGCTTTCCTGGCAGCAAAGCTGACAAGCGTAGCTGAAT GTTCAATTCAAGGCAGCACGatttcctacctgctttctcagGAGCCCCCATGGCTGAAGGGCTGGACACCAGTGCCCGGTGT AGCAGCAGAGCCTGCGGAGCAGCCCGTCTCCCACCGCATCGCCTGCTGCAGTGTTACCCCCACGTGTGGAAAGGCAT CAAAGAATGAACTGTTGGAAAAATACTACAAACATGGAGGGAAATTCCTTACCCTGCTTCCAGATGGCACAGCGCAGTTATT CTATCCATCTGGAAATGTGGCAATCACTGTTGTACGAGAGAAAGAAGGGCTTATTTGTATCGTACAGGAAGACAAGCTGAGTAACACCAAAATACAAGCAGTATTTAAATCTGATGACAGAAGTACTTGCTATTACCCAAACAGATCTGTGTA GTTAAACACGAGCATTCAGGGAGGGCAGCATTTGGACCAAGCAGACAGCAGGCTGAGAAGGTGGATGTGGTCAAACAGTGTCATGTCATCAGGAACTCACGTCCCACTGAGCCCCATCTTCATCGCCCTGAACCGGCATGCGGGGGTCAGGGTGCTGGGCCAGAACAGGACCAGTTTCCTTCCTTGCCATGGGACAACAAGCAAAATCAATGTGGGAATCAAAGTGCAG GTCGGTGACACTGGACAGCTGCCTCCCTCCAGCCGGCTCAGCGAAGATGAGCTCCTGCTGCTTGCCTTCAGGGTGAGGATTCTGCAGCTCTTCAACAGACTGCGTGGATGCCTAAACTTTCCTTCTAATGAGCAATGGGACAAAATTAAGCCTCCAGCGTACTTTATCACACAGACTTTAAAGATCTTACAGCTTTGCACAACTTCTGACATAAGCCATGAGCTATGCAGCTCAGTCAGGGCAACAGTAAACGCTCCAGTCTGGCAGCACATATAG
- the SELENOT gene encoding thioredoxin reductase-like selenoprotein T, producing the protein MRAAGRRLLLLLLLLALAAGPGGGSAEQGGLPAKKLRMAYATGPLLKFQICVSUGYRRVFEEYMRVISQRYPDIRIEGENYLPQPIYRHIASFLSVFKLVLIGLIIVGKDPFAFFGMQAPSIWQWGQENKVYACMMVFFLSNMIENQCMSTGAFEITLNDVPVWSKLESGHLPSMQQLVQILDNEMKLNVHMESMPHHRS; encoded by the exons atgcgggcggcggggcggcggctgctgttgctgctgctgctgctggcgctgGCGGCGGGCCCGGGTGGCGGCTCGGCGGAGCAGGGCGGCCTGCCCGCCAAGAAGCTGCGCATGGCCTACGCTACCGGGCCGCTGCTCAAGTTCCAGATCTG TGTCTCCTGAGGCTACAGGCGGGTGTTTGAGGAGTACATGCGGGTTATTAGCCAGCGGTACCCAGACATCCGAATTGAAGGGGAGAACTACCTTCCTCAACCTATATATAG GCACATAGCATCCTTCCTGTCTGTCTTCAAACTAGTATTAATAGGCTTAATAATTGTTGGCAAGGatccatttgctttctttggcATGCAAGCTCCAAGCATCTGGCAGTGGGGCCAAGAAAATAAG GTTTATGCTTGTATGATGGTCTTCTTCCTGAGCAACATGATTGAAAACCAGTGTATGTCAACAGGTGCATTTGAAATAACTTTGAATG ATGTTCCAGTGTGGTCTAAGCTGGAGTCTGGCCACCTTCCTTCCATGCAACAGCTTGTACAAATTCTTGATAATGAAATGAAGCTCAACGTGCATATGGAGTCAATGCCTCATCATCGATCATAG